A genomic window from Gossypium hirsutum isolate 1008001.06 chromosome D12, Gossypium_hirsutum_v2.1, whole genome shotgun sequence includes:
- the LOC107940997 gene encoding AP-1 complex subunit sigma-1: MIHFVLLISRQGKVRLTKWYSPYSQKERTKVIRELSGLILTRGPKLCNFVEWRGLRVVYKRYASLYFCMCIDEDDNELEILEIIHHYVEVLDRYFGSVCELDLIYNFHKAYFILDELLIAGELQEPSKRTVTRLVAAQDSLVETAKEQTSSITNIIAQAAK; this comes from the exons ATG ATTCACTTTGTACTTCTAATTAGTCGACAAGGGAAAGTTAGATTGACGAAATGGTATTCTCCTTATTCTCAGAAGGAAAGAACAAAG gttaTCCGTGAGCTTAGTGGACTGATTCTCACAAGAGGGCCCAAACTCTGTAATTTTGTGGAATGGAGAGGACTCCGAGTCGTTTATAAAAG ATATGCTAGTCTTTACTTCTGCATGTGCATTGATGAGGATGACAATGAATTAGAAATTCTAGAAATTATTCATCACTATGTGGAGGTTCTTGATCGATACTTTGGCAGT GTTTGTGAATTGGACTTGATCTACAACTTTCATAAG GCCTACTTTATATTGGATGAACTCTTGATTGCCGGTGAACTTCAAGAGCCGAGCAAGAGAACAGTTACACGTTTAGTAGCTGCACag GATTCACTGGTGGAGACTGCAAAAGAGCAGACCAGTTCCATTACCAATATAATTGCACAGGCCGCGAAGTAA
- the LOC107940986 gene encoding uncharacterized protein has product MKIDEGTSNPIHPHHKLKLEYTEIPFNCDGCKEAGIGLKYSCRRCEFDLHKACAMPSPTITHPFYKKCEFQFNYRPPGQHMRICDACRNDVLGFVYHCKRCDFDLHPCCANLPQVLDDGEHNLYLCFKLSSSCHHCGGKGPGWSYRSQCKSYNLHVACVKELLVESWQAMYLNADKNRVREIQTRIPSLSGKLRNHHGGRGGKVKKCCQMAGGAVRLIVSAILGDPTAIIGAAVAGFMSMSK; this is encoded by the coding sequence ATGAAGATCGACGAAGGAACCTCAAACCCCATCCATCCACACCACAAACTTAAGCTCGAATATACAGAGATACCCTTCAATTGTGATGGTTGTAAGGAAGCCGGCATTGGCCTCAAATACAGCTGCCGGCGATGTGAGTTCGACCTACACAAGGCCTGCGCTATGCCATCCCCTACCATCACTCATCCATTTTATAAAAAATGTGAGTTCCAGTTCAATTATAGACCCCCAGGGCAACATATGAGGATATGCGATGCGTGTAGAAACGACGTTCTCGGCTTCGTCTACCACTGCAAACGGTGCGATTTCGATCTTCATCCTTGTTGTGCCAACCTTCCCCAAGTCCTGGACGATGGTGAACATAATCTTTACTTGTGCTTCAAGCTATCGAGCTCGTGCCATCACTGCGGCGGAAAAGGGCCCGGCTGGTCTTACAGGTCTCAATGCAAGAGCTATAATCTTCATGTGGCGTGTGTTAAGGAGTTGCTGGTTGAAAGCTGGCAAGCCATGTACTTGAATGCTGATAAGAACAGGGTTAGAGAGATACAGACCAGGATCCCCAGCCTCAGTGGGAAACTGCGAAACCATCATGGAGGAAGAGGGGGAAAAGTGAAGAAATGTTGTCAAATGGCTGGTGGGGCTGTTCGTCTTATTGTCTCCGCCATTCTTGGCGATCCTACAGCTATAATTGGTGCGGCGGTGGCTGGTTTTATGTCCATgtccaaataa
- the LOC107940984 gene encoding probable L-type lectin-domain containing receptor kinase S.5 — protein MRLLYHNSIPIIVILLTLLHIAPATAAASFIKERVFDFDSFHDSHRSSLTLLGTDSSSIHGGALQLTPDTTNDDMLEIHYNKSGRIMYNKPFRLWSNDDTLGSFSTAFLINIFREKSWTPGHGLAFLIAPNISAMPRNSFGQWLGLTNASTDGSRDNHIVAIEFDTLRQPDFETDGNHIGLDINSVESKKVASLDEYNITLSPNEGTSYSVWVDYNGTSKMMEVFMVKQGEDKPSDPILSDIIDLKEYVKQDSYFGFSGSTGYPQIQLNCVLKWSLDIDILPKDEGGNWLNIGLAIGVPLVTITISVLAIGIVCIVKHRRRRRKGSIEGGDDRFGKLKWLPGMPREFKYKELKKATNKFDESMKLGEGGFGIVYKGVLHLHDNKNMNNNVSGRSKNHNQDIQVVAVKKFLRDSIKGKDDFLAELAIIHRLRHKNLVRLVGWCYEKGKLLLVYDFMPNGSLDDHLYGDSSHGTLNWSHRYKILTGIASALHYLHNEYDQKVVHRDLKPSNVLLDVDYNARLGDFGLARALENERHSYSELGLAGVPGTIGYVAPECFHTGKATVESDVFGFGAVVLEAVCGRSPGIKIPHQQDLYTLVDWVWMLHRERTIIEAVDERLNNEFEVNEAKRLLLLGLACSHPTASERPQTQDIFQIMNGTLPVPHVPPFKPVFQWPSGVPSPISSIDNSLSSLALSSQDSAGMSTSQKNSMRA, from the exons ATGAGGTTGTTATATCATAATTCCATCCCAATCATCGTAATCTTGTTAACCCTTCTACATATAGCCCCTGCAACAGCAGCAGCCTCTTTCATCAAGGAAAGAGTGTTCGATTTTGATAGCTTCCACGACAGCCACCGATCATCCCTCACCCTCTTGGGAACGGATTCATCCAGCATCCATGGCGGAGCTCTTCAGCTAACCCCCGATACCACCAACGACGACATGCTCGAAATCCACTACAACAAGTCTGGTCGTATTATGTACAATAAACCCTTCAGGCTTTGGTCCAACGACGACACTTTGGGTTCTTTCTCCACTGCCTTTCTCATCAATATCTTCAGGGAGAAAAGCTGGACCCCCGGTCATGGCCTTGCTTTTCTCATTGCTCCCAATATTTCAGCCATGCCGCGCAACAGTTTTGGTCAATGGCTTGGTCTCACAAATGCCTCCACCGATGGTAGTCGAGACAACCACATCGTGGCCATCGAGTTTGATACCCTAAGACAGCCAGATTTCGAAACAGATGGCAACCATATCGGGCTCGACATCAACTCCGTGGAGTCCAAGAAAGTCGCTTCTCTCGATGAATATAATATTACATTATCACCGAATGAAGGCACCAGTTACTCAGTCTGGGTTGACTACAATGGTACCTCGAAGATGATGGAGGTTTTCATGGTGAAACAAGGGGAAGATAAACCCTCCGATCCCATTCTCAGTGACATCATCGACCTGAAAGAATACGTGAAACAAGATTCCTACTTCGGTTTCTCTGGTTCAACAGGTTATCCACAGATCCAGCTGAATTGCGTGTTGAAATGGAGCTTGGACATAGATATCCTGCCCAAGGATGAAGGAGGGAATTGGTTGAACATTGGTCTCGCCATAGGCGTCCCTTTGGTGACAATCACGATCTCGGTACTGGCCATAGGCATCGTATGTATTGTTAAGCAcaggaggagaagaagaaaaggatcGATTGAAGGCGGGGATGATCGGTTCGGGAAGTTGAAATGGTTGCCTGGGATGCCGAGGGAGTTCAAGTACAAGGAACTGAAGAAGGCGACCAATAAGTTTGATGAGAGCATGAAGCTTGGGGAAGGTGGGTTTGGAATAGTCTACAAAGGCGTCCTCCATCTCCATGACAACAAGAACATGAATAACAATGTGAGTGGTAGAAGTAAGAATCACAATCAGGACATCCAAGTAGTGGCTGTCAAAAAGTTCTTACGGGACAGTATCAAAGGCAAGGATGATTTCTTGGCTGAGCTCGCCATCATTCATCGTCTCCGCCATAAAAATCTCGTCCGCTTAGTCG GTTGGTGCTACGAAAAAGGGAAGCTTCTACTAGTGTACGATTTCATGCCAAATGGCAGCTTGGATGATCACCTCTATGGGGATTCCAGCCATGGAACCCTGAATTGGAGTCATCGTTACAAGATTCTAACCGGAATTGCATCAGCTTTGCATTACTTGCACAATGAGTATGATCAAAAGGTGGTGCATCGAGACCTCAAGCCTAGCAACGTCTTGCTTGATGTCGACTACAATGCTCGGCTCGGTGATTTTGGTCTCGCCCGTGCCCTTGAAAACGAAAGGCATTCCTATTCTGAGCTTGGATTAGCTGGTGTCCCTGGTACGATAGGATATGTTGCTCCAGAGTGCTTTCATACAGGGAAAGCCACTGTTGAATCCGACGTTTTCGGGTTCGGGGCAGTTGTGCTCGAAGCTGTTTGTGGCAGAAGTCCTGGAATCAAAATCCCACACCAGCAAGATCTTTACACTTTAGTTGATTGGGTTTGGATGTTGCATCGCGAAAGGACAATCATAGAAGCTGTCGACGAGCGCCTCAACAATGAATTCGAAGTTAATGAAGCAAAGAGGTTGTTGCTGTTGGGGTTGGCATGTTCACATCCTACTGCTAGCGAAAGGCCTCAAACTCAAGACATCTTCCAAATTATGAATGGAACCTTGCCAGTCCCTCATGTACCTCCATTCAAACCAGTCTTTCAATGGCCCTCTGGTGTTCCATCACCTATTAGCTCCATTGACAATTCGCTTTCCAGCTTGGCATTGTCTTCACAAGATAGTGCTGGAATGTCAACATCGCAGAAGAACTCGATGCGTGCATAG